The following coding sequences lie in one Pseudarthrobacter phenanthrenivorans Sphe3 genomic window:
- a CDS encoding dihydrolipoyl dehydrogenase family protein, whose amino-acid sequence MPKPVKQEFDVVVIGAGAVGENVADRVAQGGLSVVLIEAELVGGECSYWACMPSKALLRPGTALHAAQTTPGAKEAVTRTLDAAAVLKRRDYFTSNWEDGSQVAWVKDSGIELIRGHAWLTAPRIVQVAGLDGTSHHLEARHAVVLATGSVPTMPGIKGLEDLQVWGTREATSAREVPERLAVLGGGVAGTELAQAFARLGSSVTLVARSGLLGKYPQEAAALVAAGLRADGVEIRLNTVTDSITENDDGTFSLQLGDASSVTADKVLVATGRHPALEGLGLESVGFEPDDDGHLSLATDTSGLVQGTRGGQAWLYAVGDAAGRNLLTHQGKYEARATGDAIAARARGELSGTPEDWSAYAQTANDHAVPNVVFTDPELATVGRTLAGAREDGFNASSVELPIQVAGSSLHSENYEGWAQLVVDEDRQVLLGATFAGPDVSELLHAATIAVVGEVPLNRLWHAVPSYPTISEVWLRLLEKYGL is encoded by the coding sequence ATGCCCAAGCCTGTGAAGCAGGAATTTGACGTTGTAGTAATCGGCGCCGGAGCCGTGGGGGAAAACGTAGCTGACAGGGTGGCGCAGGGCGGCCTGTCAGTGGTGCTGATAGAGGCAGAACTGGTGGGCGGCGAGTGCTCATACTGGGCATGCATGCCTTCAAAAGCCCTGCTTCGCCCCGGAACGGCGCTGCACGCGGCCCAGACCACCCCCGGAGCCAAGGAAGCCGTCACGCGTACCCTGGATGCCGCAGCCGTTCTCAAGCGCCGGGACTATTTCACGTCCAACTGGGAGGACGGCAGCCAGGTGGCCTGGGTCAAGGATTCAGGGATCGAGCTCATCAGGGGCCACGCCTGGCTGACTGCCCCCAGGATCGTCCAGGTGGCCGGCCTCGACGGCACATCCCACCACCTGGAGGCGCGGCACGCGGTGGTCCTGGCCACCGGATCCGTGCCGACCATGCCCGGCATCAAGGGGTTGGAGGACCTGCAGGTCTGGGGCACCCGCGAGGCCACCTCGGCACGTGAGGTTCCGGAGCGCCTCGCCGTCCTGGGTGGGGGTGTTGCGGGCACGGAACTGGCCCAGGCCTTCGCGCGGCTGGGCTCGTCAGTGACACTCGTGGCCCGGAGCGGGCTGCTGGGGAAATACCCGCAGGAGGCTGCCGCCCTGGTGGCAGCCGGGCTGCGCGCGGACGGCGTTGAAATCCGCCTCAACACGGTAACGGACAGCATCACCGAAAACGACGACGGGACCTTCAGCCTGCAGTTGGGCGACGCTTCCAGCGTCACCGCGGACAAAGTACTGGTCGCCACCGGCCGGCATCCCGCCCTTGAGGGACTGGGGCTGGAGAGCGTGGGCTTCGAACCGGATGACGACGGACATTTGTCCCTGGCCACCGACACCTCAGGGCTTGTGCAGGGAACGCGCGGGGGCCAGGCCTGGCTCTATGCCGTGGGCGACGCCGCCGGCAGGAACCTGCTGACGCACCAGGGAAAGTACGAGGCCAGGGCCACCGGGGACGCCATCGCGGCCAGGGCGAGGGGCGAACTCTCGGGAACCCCGGAGGACTGGAGCGCTTACGCCCAGACAGCCAACGACCATGCGGTCCCCAACGTCGTGTTTACAGACCCGGAATTGGCCACTGTGGGCCGCACCCTGGCAGGCGCCCGCGAGGATGGTTTCAACGCTTCCTCAGTGGAACTCCCCATCCAGGTGGCCGGGTCCTCACTGCACTCGGAGAACTACGAGGGCTGGGCGCAGTTGGTGGTGGATGAGGACCGGCAGGTGCTGTTGGGCGCTACGTTTGCCGGCCCCGATGTTTCGGAGCTCCTGCACGCGGCAACCATCGCCGTGGTAGGCGAGGTGCCGCTTAATCGGCTCTGGCACGCGGTACCTTCCTACCCGACCATCAGTGAGGTGTGGCTTCGGCTGCTCGAGAAGTATGGGCTTTAG
- a CDS encoding TetR/AcrR family transcriptional regulator, whose product MSGDLAGPRKNLRPARTSATRQRLFDASMELIGERGAAGVTVDEIAAAAGVSKGTVYYNFGSKSELIAQLLRHGVDILKARLLEASTRETGHAAGAAGPGPAEDPLLAMEAMIGQALDFMSDYPSFARLWVSENWRTPSEWQGTFAVLRGELLAVIAAAVEKVAETYPVDPSVSRGSLETAIFGACFVVGLDRQTYHPERTRDQSVAAIMAIMRGYVRQQPSAQE is encoded by the coding sequence ATGAGCGGCGACCTGGCCGGACCACGGAAGAACCTCCGTCCCGCCCGGACCTCGGCCACCCGCCAGAGGCTCTTCGATGCCTCAATGGAACTCATTGGCGAGCGCGGTGCAGCCGGAGTGACGGTGGACGAGATTGCCGCCGCGGCAGGGGTCTCCAAGGGAACCGTCTATTACAACTTCGGCAGCAAGTCCGAGCTGATTGCCCAGTTGCTGCGGCACGGCGTGGACATCCTGAAGGCCCGCCTGCTGGAAGCGTCAACGCGGGAAACCGGGCACGCCGCAGGCGCTGCCGGTCCCGGCCCGGCAGAGGATCCGCTGCTGGCCATGGAGGCAATGATCGGCCAGGCGCTGGACTTCATGTCCGACTACCCGTCCTTCGCCAGACTGTGGGTCAGCGAGAACTGGCGCACCCCGAGTGAGTGGCAGGGCACGTTCGCTGTCCTCCGGGGTGAACTGCTGGCGGTCATCGCGGCGGCCGTCGAGAAGGTTGCGGAGACCTATCCCGTGGACCCATCTGTTTCCCGGGGCAGCCTGGAAACGGCGATTTTCGGCGCCTGCTTCGTGGTGGGCCTGGACCGCCAGACGTACCACCCCGAGCGGACGCGTGACCAAAGCGTTGCAGCAATTATGGCCATCATGCGCGGCTACGTGCGCCAGCAGCCCTCTGCTCAGGAATGA
- a CDS encoding RrF2 family transcriptional regulator, with amino-acid sequence MKINAFADVSLRALMVLAAAPEGALLTTQNIADSVGTPYNHVSKAMAKLRSLGLIDVVRGRTGGSSLSHAGRYATVGQVLRQLDTRTDAADCVAPGGNCPLINECKLRSALARAREAFYRELDSVVIADLPGSSQMAPVFTMIGLRPGL; translated from the coding sequence ATGAAGATCAACGCCTTCGCCGATGTCAGCCTGCGTGCCCTCATGGTGCTTGCAGCAGCGCCGGAGGGTGCCCTGCTGACCACGCAGAACATCGCCGATTCCGTGGGGACGCCCTACAACCACGTCAGCAAGGCAATGGCAAAGCTGCGCAGCCTGGGACTTATTGACGTGGTGCGCGGGCGTACAGGCGGCTCCAGCCTGAGCCACGCCGGACGGTATGCCACGGTGGGGCAGGTCCTACGGCAGCTCGATACGCGCACCGACGCGGCGGATTGCGTGGCTCCGGGCGGGAACTGTCCGCTGATCAATGAATGCAAGCTGCGGTCAGCCCTGGCCCGCGCCCGCGAAGCGTTCTACCGGGAACTTGATTCCGTGGTTATTGCCGACCTCCCGGGTTCCAGCCAGATGGCTCCCGTCTTCACCATGATCGGACTGCGTCCGGGGCTCTAG
- a CDS encoding YhgE/Pip domain-containing protein: MTVLRLARSELKRMTGGLLPRLTIVALAMVPLLYGAVYLYANWDPYGNLDHLDAALVVEDTGAVSGDGTRLEAGAKVADSLLEGNVFHWIPVATAEEADNGVSSGEYAFALKIPADFSANLASPGSFDSARQAMLNVTTNDANNYLLSTIVDKLTTAVHSRVATEVGEETANQLLTGFGTIHSRMVQAADGAGQVADGVARLRDGTATLREGTAGLSNGAGELYQGQVKLRDGANQLTDGAGQLSSGLSVLKDKTATLPTDTQTLANGAARVAAGNAQLNTKVQEAAAQLEAADQGLRARVADTNARLVAAGVLTQEQADAILADFDATAGSSPVAAARTKIQADAAQIQQLADGAASVSTGAAQLAAGTPALRDAVSQASSGADQLHTGAAALATGEQSALDGARRLADGARTLDDGAAQLSAGAGTAADGSRTLADELGKGAGQVPNPDDSQKDNLSRVMADPVAVSNISQAKAESYGAGLAPFFLTLALWIGIFMLVQVMRPITQRALASNAPAWKIALGGWLPFLAVSAVQATLLTLVVNLALGLDPAHPVLMWLFMLAAATAFSAIIQGVVALLGSPGKLVVLILLVLQLVSSGGTFPWQTTPEPLHVAHGVLPMGYVVAGMRHLVYGADLSMIGPTVAGLAGYTLLGAALSTLAVHRNKYWTLKTLKPEIAV; this comes from the coding sequence GTGACAGTACTGCGGCTGGCCCGCTCCGAACTCAAGCGGATGACCGGAGGGCTGTTGCCCAGGCTGACCATCGTTGCGTTGGCAATGGTTCCGCTTCTATACGGCGCGGTGTACCTGTACGCCAACTGGGACCCCTACGGCAACCTCGACCATCTCGACGCGGCGCTGGTGGTTGAGGACACCGGCGCCGTCTCCGGCGACGGCACACGCCTTGAGGCAGGCGCGAAAGTGGCGGACAGCCTGCTGGAAGGCAATGTGTTCCACTGGATTCCGGTAGCCACCGCGGAAGAGGCGGACAACGGCGTCAGCAGCGGAGAGTACGCCTTCGCCCTGAAGATCCCGGCGGACTTCTCAGCCAACCTGGCCTCCCCGGGCAGTTTCGATTCCGCCAGGCAGGCGATGCTCAACGTCACCACCAACGATGCCAACAACTACCTGCTGAGCACTATCGTGGACAAGCTCACCACCGCCGTCCACAGCAGGGTGGCCACCGAGGTCGGCGAGGAAACGGCCAACCAGCTCCTCACGGGCTTCGGCACCATCCACTCCCGCATGGTGCAGGCCGCCGACGGCGCCGGGCAGGTAGCCGACGGCGTGGCGCGCCTTCGCGACGGTACTGCCACCCTCCGCGAGGGAACCGCCGGCCTCAGCAACGGGGCAGGCGAGCTCTACCAGGGGCAGGTGAAGCTGCGCGACGGCGCCAACCAGCTGACCGACGGCGCCGGGCAGCTCAGCAGCGGCCTTTCGGTCCTGAAGGACAAGACGGCAACGCTGCCCACCGACACCCAGACGCTTGCCAACGGGGCGGCCCGGGTGGCGGCCGGAAATGCGCAGCTGAACACCAAAGTGCAGGAGGCCGCCGCCCAGCTTGAGGCCGCAGACCAGGGGCTCCGGGCACGCGTCGCGGACACGAATGCCAGGCTTGTGGCGGCTGGCGTCCTGACGCAGGAGCAGGCCGACGCGATCCTGGCCGATTTCGACGCAACGGCCGGTTCCAGCCCGGTTGCGGCAGCGCGGACGAAAATCCAGGCGGACGCCGCCCAGATCCAGCAACTGGCTGACGGAGCCGCATCCGTCAGCACCGGCGCAGCGCAACTCGCCGCCGGCACCCCGGCGTTGCGGGACGCCGTGTCACAGGCATCCTCCGGAGCTGACCAGCTGCACACCGGCGCTGCAGCGCTGGCTACCGGAGAGCAGTCCGCGCTTGACGGTGCCCGCCGCCTGGCGGACGGCGCCCGCACGCTGGATGACGGAGCGGCCCAACTGTCGGCCGGCGCGGGTACGGCCGCGGACGGCTCGCGCACCCTCGCGGACGAACTCGGCAAGGGTGCCGGGCAGGTTCCCAATCCGGATGACTCGCAAAAGGACAACCTGTCCCGGGTCATGGCCGACCCCGTCGCGGTCAGCAACATCTCGCAGGCGAAGGCGGAATCGTACGGGGCAGGACTGGCGCCGTTCTTCCTCACGCTGGCCCTGTGGATCGGCATCTTCATGCTGGTCCAGGTGATGCGGCCCATCACGCAACGGGCCTTGGCCTCAAACGCCCCTGCCTGGAAGATCGCACTGGGCGGCTGGCTTCCCTTCCTGGCCGTCTCAGCGGTGCAGGCCACCCTCCTGACCCTGGTGGTGAACCTTGCCCTGGGGCTCGATCCCGCCCATCCGGTGCTGATGTGGCTCTTCATGCTCGCCGCAGCCACGGCCTTCAGTGCCATCATCCAAGGCGTGGTGGCACTGCTGGGGTCCCCCGGAAAGCTTGTGGTGCTCATCCTGCTGGTTCTGCAGCTGGTGTCGTCGGGCGGCACGTTCCCCTGGCAGACCACTCCGGAACCGCTCCACGTGGCGCACGGTGTCCTGCCGATGGGGTACGTGGTGGCCGGAATGAGGCACCTGGTCTACGGGGCGGACCTGTCCATGATTGGCCCCACCGTTGCAGGGCTGGCGGGCTACACGCTGCTGGGCGCGGCCCTGTCCACCCTCGCCGTGCACAGGAACAAATACTGGACCTTGAAGACGTTGAAGCCGGAGATCGCGGTATGA
- a CDS encoding winged helix-turn-helix domain-containing protein — MSVASGYVHISVRNAAKGAQPSGLRPGFGPRPALSPSTSGSSFPSQGYAPQGFNPNSYGQLRAVQPADAAPMTAPTPVVAGPNAVRPVAADNVARGFVLYMGIDEETAAAAGTSIAKLAQEIRAYAQSLVSGAESYAAVAVAPAGTPGSALDVVRSTFGDPTVNTRQRTEAARPQQAQEPRPSGVLIDLARREVHLDGESLNLTFKEFELLNYLVENGTRTVGRDELLEGLWRNAEEVPNERTIDVHIRRLRSKLGRLANTVRTVRGQGYRFYEHPEVVVWAAPEYSI; from the coding sequence ATGTCAGTTGCATCCGGATACGTCCACATTTCTGTCCGTAACGCCGCCAAGGGGGCCCAGCCCTCCGGTCTCCGCCCCGGCTTCGGACCCCGCCCCGCACTGTCTCCTTCTACGTCCGGAAGCAGCTTCCCCTCCCAGGGCTACGCGCCGCAGGGATTCAACCCCAATTCGTACGGCCAGCTCCGGGCAGTCCAGCCCGCCGACGCAGCCCCGATGACCGCACCCACCCCCGTCGTGGCCGGACCGAATGCCGTCCGTCCCGTAGCCGCCGACAATGTGGCCCGGGGATTCGTGCTCTACATGGGCATCGATGAGGAAACAGCAGCTGCTGCGGGGACCTCCATCGCCAAGCTGGCCCAGGAAATCCGCGCCTACGCCCAGTCCCTGGTATCCGGCGCGGAAAGCTACGCGGCCGTTGCCGTAGCCCCCGCCGGCACCCCTGGTTCCGCGCTCGACGTCGTCCGTTCCACCTTCGGCGACCCCACAGTCAACACCCGCCAGCGCACGGAAGCTGCGCGCCCTCAGCAGGCCCAGGAGCCGCGCCCGTCCGGCGTCCTGATCGACCTTGCCCGCCGCGAAGTCCACCTGGACGGCGAGTCGCTCAACCTGACGTTCAAGGAGTTCGAACTCCTCAACTACCTCGTGGAAAACGGCACCCGCACCGTGGGCCGCGACGAACTCCTCGAAGGTCTGTGGCGCAACGCCGAAGAAGTGCCCAACGAGCGCACCATCGACGTCCACATCCGCCGTCTCCGCTCCAAGCTTGGCCGCCTCGCCAACACCGTCCGCACGGTCCGTGGCCAGGGCTACCGGTTCTACGAGCACCCCGAAGTTGTTGTCTGGGCCGCTCCGGAATACTCGATCTAG
- a CDS encoding globin domain-containing protein yields MLSEKSRPVIEATLPLVGSRIGAITPKFYARLFAAHPELLDGVFSRSNQRSGNQQQALAGSIAAFATHLVNNPGTLPETVLSRIAHRHASLGITEPQYQVVYEHLFAAIAEDLAEVITPEIAEAWTEVYWLMADALIKLEKGLYAAQANDKMWMPWQVVAKTPAGAGSMTFTLEPADDTPVTPALPGQYISVKVTLPEGLRQVRQYSLSGEAGTSRSFTTKLDDGGEVSPVLHNNVQVGDVLEISNPYGEITLKDGDGPVVLASAGIGCTPTASILRSLAESGSDRQVLVLHAESTLDSWALRSQMTDDVERLEDAELQLWLEQPVPGTREGFMSLREVDLPADASLYLCGPLPFMKNIRNEAINAGIPATRIHYEVFGPDIWLAS; encoded by the coding sequence ATGCTCTCGGAAAAATCCCGCCCCGTCATTGAAGCCACCCTGCCCCTGGTGGGCTCCCGGATCGGCGCCATCACGCCGAAGTTCTACGCCCGCCTCTTCGCCGCGCACCCGGAACTCCTTGACGGCGTGTTCAGCCGTTCCAACCAGCGCTCCGGCAACCAGCAGCAGGCGCTGGCCGGGAGCATCGCGGCTTTCGCGACGCACCTCGTCAACAACCCCGGCACCCTCCCCGAGACCGTCCTTTCGCGCATCGCCCACCGGCACGCTTCCCTGGGCATTACGGAACCGCAGTACCAGGTGGTCTACGAGCACCTGTTCGCTGCCATCGCCGAGGACCTCGCGGAGGTCATTACCCCGGAAATCGCCGAGGCCTGGACCGAGGTGTACTGGCTGATGGCCGATGCCCTGATCAAGCTGGAGAAGGGCCTCTACGCGGCACAGGCCAACGACAAGATGTGGATGCCGTGGCAGGTGGTCGCCAAGACGCCAGCGGGAGCAGGCTCCATGACCTTCACCCTTGAGCCTGCTGACGACACCCCCGTCACTCCGGCCCTCCCCGGCCAGTACATCAGTGTCAAGGTGACGCTGCCCGAGGGCCTTCGCCAGGTGCGCCAGTACTCCCTTTCCGGTGAGGCCGGAACCAGCCGCAGCTTCACCACCAAGCTTGACGACGGCGGGGAAGTGTCCCCCGTGCTCCACAACAACGTGCAGGTGGGTGACGTCCTGGAGATCTCCAACCCGTACGGCGAAATCACCCTGAAGGACGGCGACGGTCCCGTGGTGCTGGCCTCTGCGGGTATTGGCTGCACCCCCACCGCCTCCATCCTCCGCTCGCTGGCCGAGTCCGGATCCGACCGGCAGGTCCTGGTGCTTCACGCGGAAAGCACGCTGGACAGCTGGGCCCTGCGCAGCCAGATGACGGACGACGTCGAACGCCTGGAGGATGCCGAGCTGCAGCTATGGCTGGAGCAGCCTGTGCCGGGAACCCGTGAGGGCTTCATGTCCCTGCGCGAGGTGGATCTTCCGGCTGACGCTTCCCTGTACCTGTGCGGTCCGCTGCCGTTCATGAAGAACATCCGGAATGAGGCCATCAACGCCGGCATTCCCGCCACCCGGATCCACTACGAAGTATTCGGGCCGGACATCTGGCTCGCCAGCTGA
- a CDS encoding ABC transporter ATP-binding protein: MLSAHRLSAKGRRDPLLPPTSLTLQRGNLLLVSGGRQDHRTALALILSGRMKPTGGHVSWDGSERIKPRRLASALVDSPGVNEPEQHLSVRDLVTEDLALVPRRYRGALLSSPWLKVNSFEDIAGLWTEQLEPARRLELLTALALANPRTDLLVVDSPDRHSADEEDWLPRLQQLAFDGGRPLAVVAVVGALPPSWTGPAAAIGNEAVQEPAGVDGQGLAVDEPEAAKPAHREPEVAK, translated from the coding sequence TTGCTCTCAGCACACCGGCTCTCAGCAAAGGGCCGCAGGGATCCCCTGCTGCCCCCGACGTCGCTCACCCTCCAGCGAGGCAACCTGCTGCTGGTTTCCGGCGGACGGCAGGACCACCGCACCGCCCTTGCCCTCATTCTCAGCGGCAGGATGAAACCAACCGGTGGCCACGTCAGCTGGGACGGCAGTGAGCGGATCAAGCCCCGCCGCCTGGCCAGCGCCCTGGTTGACTCCCCTGGCGTCAACGAGCCCGAACAGCACCTCAGTGTGCGGGACCTTGTCACCGAGGACCTGGCCCTGGTCCCCCGGCGTTACCGGGGTGCGCTGCTGAGCAGCCCATGGCTGAAGGTGAACAGCTTTGAGGACATCGCAGGGCTGTGGACGGAGCAGCTGGAACCTGCCCGGCGCCTTGAACTGCTGACGGCACTTGCGCTGGCCAATCCGCGCACGGACCTGCTGGTGGTCGACTCCCCCGACCGGCACAGCGCCGACGAGGAGGACTGGCTGCCGCGCCTGCAGCAGTTGGCGTTCGACGGCGGGCGGCCGCTCGCCGTCGTAGCCGTTGTAGGTGCCCTCCCGCCGTCGTGGACAGGACCCGCCGCTGCCATCGGCAACGAGGCAGTCCAGGAACCCGCCGGCGTCGACGGCCAGGGGCTGGCCGTCGACGAGCCGGAGGCAGCGAAACCCGCCCACCGTGAACCCGAGGTTGCAAAGTGA
- a CDS encoding phosphoenolpyruvate carboxykinase (GTP), with translation MGDLAQKPLLEKAPTTHAGLLAWVEEVAELTQPDRIYWVDGSEEENTRLTDELVAAGTLTRLNQDLFPNSFAAFSDPADVARVEEQTFICSENKRDAGFTNNWMAPAEMKDKLRGLFAGSMRGRTMYVIPFVMGHLDAEDPKFGVEITDSAYVVASMRIMANIGTAVLDKITETNAFFVPALHSLGAPLEPGQADVPWPCNPDKWIVHFPEERSIWSFGSGYGGNALLGKKCYALRIASVMARDEGWLAEHMLILKLTSPEKKNYYISAAFPSACGKTNLALLDPTIEGWEVETLGDDITWMRIGKEGELRAINPEAGLFGVAPGTGWGTNPNAMRAIAKGHSIFTNVALTDDGGVWWEGMTDEVPAHLTDWQGNSWTPDSDKPAAHPNSRFCTPISQIDMLAEEYYSPEGVELSAILFGGRRKTTVPLVTQARSWTNGIFMGSTLSSETTAAAAGQVGVLRRDPMAMLPFIGYDAGDYLKHWISVSGKANPERLPHIFLVNWFRRTAEGGFAWPGFGDNARVLKWAIERLEGKAEAVETPIGYVPAGDSLDLTGLDLTHAHVEEAVRVDREEWDAELASIEDWYAQFGDSLPDALRAELEALKERMADHS, from the coding sequence ATGGGCGATCTGGCGCAGAAACCGTTGCTTGAGAAAGCACCCACCACACATGCCGGCCTGCTGGCGTGGGTCGAAGAGGTTGCAGAGCTAACGCAGCCGGACCGTATCTACTGGGTGGACGGCTCCGAGGAGGAGAACACCCGGCTGACCGATGAACTGGTGGCCGCAGGAACCCTTACCCGGCTGAACCAGGATTTGTTCCCCAACTCCTTCGCAGCCTTCTCCGATCCCGCGGACGTGGCCCGCGTCGAAGAGCAGACCTTCATCTGCTCCGAGAACAAGCGCGACGCCGGCTTCACCAACAACTGGATGGCCCCGGCTGAGATGAAGGACAAGCTGCGCGGCCTTTTCGCAGGCTCCATGCGCGGCCGCACCATGTACGTCATCCCGTTTGTCATGGGCCACCTCGACGCCGAGGACCCCAAGTTCGGCGTGGAGATCACCGACAGCGCGTACGTTGTCGCTTCGATGCGGATCATGGCCAACATCGGCACTGCTGTGCTGGACAAGATCACCGAGACCAACGCGTTCTTCGTGCCCGCGCTGCACTCCCTTGGAGCTCCTCTGGAGCCCGGCCAGGCGGATGTTCCGTGGCCTTGCAACCCGGACAAGTGGATTGTGCACTTCCCCGAGGAGCGCTCCATCTGGTCCTTTGGCTCCGGCTACGGCGGCAACGCCCTGCTGGGCAAAAAGTGCTACGCCCTGCGCATCGCCTCGGTGATGGCCCGGGACGAGGGCTGGCTTGCCGAGCACATGCTCATCCTCAAGCTGACCTCGCCGGAGAAGAAGAACTACTACATCTCCGCTGCTTTCCCCTCCGCCTGCGGCAAGACCAACCTTGCCCTTCTGGACCCCACCATTGAGGGCTGGGAAGTTGAAACCCTTGGTGACGACATCACCTGGATGCGGATCGGCAAGGAAGGCGAACTGCGCGCCATCAACCCCGAGGCCGGCCTGTTCGGCGTCGCGCCCGGTACAGGCTGGGGCACCAACCCGAATGCCATGCGGGCTATCGCCAAGGGCCACAGCATCTTCACCAACGTGGCATTGACCGACGACGGCGGCGTGTGGTGGGAGGGCATGACGGACGAGGTCCCTGCGCACCTGACCGACTGGCAGGGCAACTCCTGGACCCCCGATTCGGACAAGCCGGCAGCCCACCCCAACTCGCGGTTCTGCACCCCGATCTCCCAGATCGACATGCTGGCCGAGGAGTACTACAGCCCTGAAGGTGTGGAGCTTTCCGCCATCCTCTTCGGCGGACGCCGCAAGACCACCGTTCCCCTGGTGACCCAGGCCCGCAGCTGGACCAACGGCATCTTCATGGGCTCCACGCTTTCCTCGGAGACCACGGCCGCGGCCGCAGGCCAGGTGGGCGTGCTCCGGCGCGATCCCATGGCCATGCTGCCGTTCATCGGCTACGACGCCGGGGACTACCTCAAGCACTGGATCAGCGTTTCCGGCAAGGCGAACCCCGAGCGGCTGCCCCACATCTTCCTGGTGAACTGGTTCCGCCGCACGGCAGAGGGCGGGTTCGCCTGGCCGGGCTTCGGTGACAACGCCCGCGTCCTCAAGTGGGCCATCGAGCGCCTGGAGGGCAAGGCTGAAGCCGTGGAGACCCCCATCGGCTACGTGCCCGCCGGCGACTCGCTGGACCTGACCGGCCTGGACCTTACCCATGCGCACGTGGAGGAGGCTGTCCGCGTGGACCGGGAGGAATGGGACGCCGAGCTGGCGTCCATCGAGGACTGGTACGCACAGTTCGGCGATTCACTCCCGGACGCGCTGCGTGCCGAGCTTGAAGCCCTGAAGGAACGCATGGCTGACCACAGCTGA
- a CDS encoding SixA phosphatase family protein, with protein MSEHHLRRLVIMRHAKADWPGGVADHERPLEERGHREAPLAGRWLLKHNIVPDFILCSSALRTRQTCTWVCSELGEKAPTPKLEDGLYAASALRMLTVINHVPDTVTTLMVISHLPGVQDLAMHLASRDSDHDAYMDAATRYPTNALTVLETEKSWAELDGQDARITKFKVPRSH; from the coding sequence ATGAGTGAGCACCATCTTCGACGGCTTGTGATCATGCGGCATGCCAAGGCCGACTGGCCGGGCGGGGTGGCTGACCATGAGCGCCCCCTGGAGGAACGCGGCCACCGGGAAGCGCCGCTGGCCGGCCGCTGGCTGCTCAAGCACAACATCGTGCCGGATTTCATCCTCTGCTCCAGCGCCCTGCGGACCAGGCAGACGTGCACGTGGGTGTGTTCCGAGCTGGGCGAAAAGGCGCCCACGCCCAAGCTTGAAGACGGGCTGTATGCCGCTTCCGCCCTCAGGATGCTCACCGTGATCAACCATGTCCCGGACACGGTCACCACGCTGATGGTGATTTCGCATCTGCCCGGCGTGCAGGACCTTGCCATGCACCTTGCCTCACGTGACTCCGACCACGACGCCTACATGGACGCCGCCACACGGTACCCCACCAACGCCCTCACTGTTCTTGAAACCGAGAAATCCTGGGCGGAGCTGGATGGCCAGGACGCACGCATCACCAAATTCAAGGTGCCCCGCTCGCACTAG